One region of Salvelinus sp. IW2-2015 linkage group LG1, ASM291031v2, whole genome shotgun sequence genomic DNA includes:
- the LOC111966488 gene encoding RNA-binding protein 5 isoform X1 has product MGADKRFGRSERSGRYASDWGRDDPEWRERRDREPDRDYDQRWSDERHTDRFDERRDRDGPERRRKRHNSDRSEDGYQSDGDYQEQDYKMELGQEESKTIMLRGLSLYVTEEAIQAALEQLQGPQPVDIRLMKKRTGISRGFAFVEFYHLQDATRWMETNQNKLMIQGKCVAMHYSNRRHTFENWLCNACGLYNFRKRLRCFRCGAVKVEGSESAGPSDRNLEPKQAGDYCGDTIILRNIAPLSSVEAIMTTLAPYAILSPGNIRLIKDKQTGQNRGFAFVQLSSPLEASQLLTILQGLQPPLKLDGKTIGVDYAKSARKDLLMPDGNRVSAFSVASTAIAAAQWSSSQPKQALGATTDYGSLQEGCAQHTQYGQDYLSWPQQPAVLDPAPGDGILGAAPGVKALVPTAAGVVVSQTTQVYQHHLLSQPTIQLHQLVGQIDVPPQATSSRVANSSLRTAAAALAASPGAATFSDSTSVVPDTSAYQYDESSGYYYDPQTGLYYDPNSQYYFNSQTQQYLYWDSETQTYIPAAAETTAAAADSSSEQASASSAASSSTESKEKKDKPKSKSAQQIAKDMERWAKSLNKQKESIKSSLQGLGQGRDEDRREAAAADAGFSTLFEKKHGAGFETQPVVMNELLKNGEPETPVAKSGLVAAYIGGDSDSEEAANPESGGVGDEGSDKLTDWKKMACLLCLRQFPGKDALLRHQQLSDLHKQNLEIHRRSKLSEAQLEELERKEMELKYRDRAAERRDKYGVPEPPAPKKKKFYQPPAPTVNYEQPTKDGLTSDNIGNKMLQAMGWQEGKGLGRNQQGITAPISASLRTKGTGLGIKGSNYELSASDTYKDAVRKAMFARFTEIE; this is encoded by the exons ATGGGGGCTGACAAGAG GTTTGGCCGAAGTGAGCGTAGTGGGAGGTATGCGTCAGACTGGGGGCGAGATGATCCAGAGTGGCGTGAAAGACGGGACAGAGAGCCAGATAGGGATTATGACCAGCGCTGGAGTGACGAGAGACACACTGACCGTTTTGATGAGCGCAGAGACCGAGACGGCCCTGAG AGAAGGCGAAAGCGCCACAACAGTGACAGGTCTGAAGATGGCTATCAGTCTGATGGTGATTATCAAGAGCAGGATTATAAGATGGAGCTGGGGCAGGAGGAGAGCAAGACCATCATGCTCAGGGGCCTGTCCCTCTACGTCACAGAGGAAGCT ATCCAGGCTGCTCTTGAGCAGCTGCAGGGACCCCAGCCTGTGGACATCCGGCTGATGAAGAAGAGGACAG GTATAAGCAGAGGTTTCGCCTTCGTGGAGTTTTATCACTTGCAAGATGCTACCCGATGGATGGAGACCAATCAG AATAAGCTGATGATCCAGGGAAAGTGTGTGGCTATGCACTACAGCAACCGGAGACACACATTTGAAAACTGGCTCTGCAATGCT TGCGGTCTGTACAATTTCCGGAAAAGGCTGAGGTGCTTCAGATGTGGAGCAGTCAAAGTAG AGGGGTCAGAGTCTGCTGGCCCCAGTGACCGGAACTTAGAGCCTAAGCAAGCTGGAGACTACTGTGGTGACA CAATCATCTTGAGAAACATCGCTCCCCTCTCCAGCGTTGAGGCCATCATGACGACCCTGGCTCCCTACGCCATCCTGTCTCCGGGCAACATCCGTCTGATCAAGgacaaacagacaggacagaacagaggcTTTGCCTTTGTACAGCTCTCCTCTCCACTG GAGGCTTCTCAGCTCCTGACAATCCTCCAGGGCCTGCAGCCCCCTCTGAAGCTGGATGGGAAGACTATTGGGGTGGATTATGCGAAGAGTGCCAGGAA AGACCTGCTGATGCCAGATGGGAACAGAGTCAGTGCCTTCTCCGTTGCCAGCACAGCCATTGCTGCTGCTCAGTGGTCCTCCAGCCAG cCAAAGCAGGCCCTGGGTGCTACCACAGACTATGGTTCCCTGCAGGAGGGCTGTGCACAGCACACACAG TATGGGCAGGATTATCTGTCGTGGCCTCAGCAGCCTGCTGTGTTGGATCCTGCTCCTGGAGACGGAATATTAGGAG CTGCACCAGGAGTGAAGGCCCTGGTCCCTACAGCAGCAGGTGTGGTTGTTTCCCAGACCACACAGGTCTACCAACATCACCTCCTCAGCCAGCCTACCATACAG TTGCACCAACTAGTTGGGCAGATTGATGTGCCACCACAGGCTACCAGTTCCAGAGTTGCCAACTCTTCACTGAGAACAGCAGCAGCCGCTTTGGCAGCCTCCCCTGGAGCTGCCACTTTCTCTGACAGCACATCTG TTGTTCCTGACACCTCCGCTTACCAATATGATGAGTCATCTGGGTACTACTACGATCCACAGACTGGTCTGTACTACGACCCTAACAGCCAG TACTACTTCAACTCCCAGACCCAGCAATACCTGTACTGGGACAGTGAGACACAGACCTACATCCCTGCAGCAGCagaaacaacagcagcagcagcagactccAGCTCCGAACAGGCTTCCGCCTCCTCAGCAGCCTCGTCCAGCACAGAGTCcaaggagaagaaggacaagccCAAAAGCAAGTCTGCCCAGCAG ATAGCCAAAGACATGGAGCGATGGGCCAAGAGCCTAAACAAGCAGAAGGAGAGCATCAAGAGCAGCTTGCAGGGCCTGGGGCAGGGCAGGGATGAGGACCGGAGAGAGGCTGCCGCTGCCGATGCAGGCTTCTCTACCCTCTTTGAGAAAAAG CATGGTGCAGGGTTTGAGACCCAGCCGGTGGTGATGAATGAGCTGCTGAAGAATGGAGAACCGGAAACCCCAGTAGCCAAG agtgGCCTGGTGGCAGCCTACATTGGTGGGGACAGTGACTCAGAGGAGGCAGCCAACCCAGAGAGTGGAGGTGTGGGTGATGAGGGGTCAGACAAGCTGACAGACTGGAAGAAGATGGCCTGCTTGCTCTGTCTCAGGCAGTTCCCCGGCAAAGACGCCCTGCTGCGTCACCAGCAGCTCTCAGACCTGCACAAG CAAAACTTGGAAATTCACAGAAGATCCAAACTATCTGAGGCCCAGCTGGAAGAgttggagagaaaagagatggag CTGAAGTACAGAGACAGAGCTGCTGAGAGAAGGGATAAGTATGGTGTTCCCGAACCACCAGCACCCAAGAAGAAGAAATTCTATCAACCTCCTGCCCCCACAGT GAACTACGAGCAGCCCACCAAAGACGGTCTGACCAGTGACAACATTGGGAACAAGATGCTGCAGGCCATGGGCTGGCAGGAGGGCAAGGGCCTGGGCCGCAACCAGCAGGGCATCACTGCACCTATCTCT GCCTCATTACGAACCAAGGGCACAGGCCTGGGCATCAAGGGAAGCAACTACGAACTCTCCGCATCAGATACCTACAAGGACGCCGTGCGCAAAGCCATGTTTGCACGCTTCACTGAGATTGAGTGA
- the LOC111966488 gene encoding RNA-binding protein 5 isoform X2, with amino-acid sequence MIQGKCVAMHYSNRRHTFENWLCNACGLYNFRKRLRCFRCGAVKVEGSESAGPSDRNLEPKQAGDYCGDTIILRNIAPLSSVEAIMTTLAPYAILSPGNIRLIKDKQTGQNRGFAFVQLSSPLEASQLLTILQGLQPPLKLDGKTIGVDYAKSARKDLLMPDGNRVSAFSVASTAIAAAQWSSSQPKQALGATTDYGSLQEGCAQHTQYGQDYLSWPQQPAVLDPAPGDGILGAAPGVKALVPTAAGVVVSQTTQVYQHHLLSQPTIQLHQLVGQIDVPPQATSSRVANSSLRTAAAALAASPGAATFSDSTSVVPDTSAYQYDESSGYYYDPQTGLYYDPNSQYYFNSQTQQYLYWDSETQTYIPAAAETTAAAADSSSEQASASSAASSSTESKEKKDKPKSKSAQQIAKDMERWAKSLNKQKESIKSSLQGLGQGRDEDRREAAAADAGFSTLFEKKHGAGFETQPVVMNELLKNGEPETPVAKSGLVAAYIGGDSDSEEAANPESGGVGDEGSDKLTDWKKMACLLCLRQFPGKDALLRHQQLSDLHKQNLEIHRRSKLSEAQLEELERKEMELKYRDRAAERRDKYGVPEPPAPKKKKFYQPPAPTVNYEQPTKDGLTSDNIGNKMLQAMGWQEGKGLGRNQQGITAPISASLRTKGTGLGIKGSNYELSASDTYKDAVRKAMFARFTEIE; translated from the exons ATGATCCAGGGAAAGTGTGTGGCTATGCACTACAGCAACCGGAGACACACATTTGAAAACTGGCTCTGCAATGCT TGCGGTCTGTACAATTTCCGGAAAAGGCTGAGGTGCTTCAGATGTGGAGCAGTCAAAGTAG AGGGGTCAGAGTCTGCTGGCCCCAGTGACCGGAACTTAGAGCCTAAGCAAGCTGGAGACTACTGTGGTGACA CAATCATCTTGAGAAACATCGCTCCCCTCTCCAGCGTTGAGGCCATCATGACGACCCTGGCTCCCTACGCCATCCTGTCTCCGGGCAACATCCGTCTGATCAAGgacaaacagacaggacagaacagaggcTTTGCCTTTGTACAGCTCTCCTCTCCACTG GAGGCTTCTCAGCTCCTGACAATCCTCCAGGGCCTGCAGCCCCCTCTGAAGCTGGATGGGAAGACTATTGGGGTGGATTATGCGAAGAGTGCCAGGAA AGACCTGCTGATGCCAGATGGGAACAGAGTCAGTGCCTTCTCCGTTGCCAGCACAGCCATTGCTGCTGCTCAGTGGTCCTCCAGCCAG cCAAAGCAGGCCCTGGGTGCTACCACAGACTATGGTTCCCTGCAGGAGGGCTGTGCACAGCACACACAG TATGGGCAGGATTATCTGTCGTGGCCTCAGCAGCCTGCTGTGTTGGATCCTGCTCCTGGAGACGGAATATTAGGAG CTGCACCAGGAGTGAAGGCCCTGGTCCCTACAGCAGCAGGTGTGGTTGTTTCCCAGACCACACAGGTCTACCAACATCACCTCCTCAGCCAGCCTACCATACAG TTGCACCAACTAGTTGGGCAGATTGATGTGCCACCACAGGCTACCAGTTCCAGAGTTGCCAACTCTTCACTGAGAACAGCAGCAGCCGCTTTGGCAGCCTCCCCTGGAGCTGCCACTTTCTCTGACAGCACATCTG TTGTTCCTGACACCTCCGCTTACCAATATGATGAGTCATCTGGGTACTACTACGATCCACAGACTGGTCTGTACTACGACCCTAACAGCCAG TACTACTTCAACTCCCAGACCCAGCAATACCTGTACTGGGACAGTGAGACACAGACCTACATCCCTGCAGCAGCagaaacaacagcagcagcagcagactccAGCTCCGAACAGGCTTCCGCCTCCTCAGCAGCCTCGTCCAGCACAGAGTCcaaggagaagaaggacaagccCAAAAGCAAGTCTGCCCAGCAG ATAGCCAAAGACATGGAGCGATGGGCCAAGAGCCTAAACAAGCAGAAGGAGAGCATCAAGAGCAGCTTGCAGGGCCTGGGGCAGGGCAGGGATGAGGACCGGAGAGAGGCTGCCGCTGCCGATGCAGGCTTCTCTACCCTCTTTGAGAAAAAG CATGGTGCAGGGTTTGAGACCCAGCCGGTGGTGATGAATGAGCTGCTGAAGAATGGAGAACCGGAAACCCCAGTAGCCAAG agtgGCCTGGTGGCAGCCTACATTGGTGGGGACAGTGACTCAGAGGAGGCAGCCAACCCAGAGAGTGGAGGTGTGGGTGATGAGGGGTCAGACAAGCTGACAGACTGGAAGAAGATGGCCTGCTTGCTCTGTCTCAGGCAGTTCCCCGGCAAAGACGCCCTGCTGCGTCACCAGCAGCTCTCAGACCTGCACAAG CAAAACTTGGAAATTCACAGAAGATCCAAACTATCTGAGGCCCAGCTGGAAGAgttggagagaaaagagatggag CTGAAGTACAGAGACAGAGCTGCTGAGAGAAGGGATAAGTATGGTGTTCCCGAACCACCAGCACCCAAGAAGAAGAAATTCTATCAACCTCCTGCCCCCACAGT GAACTACGAGCAGCCCACCAAAGACGGTCTGACCAGTGACAACATTGGGAACAAGATGCTGCAGGCCATGGGCTGGCAGGAGGGCAAGGGCCTGGGCCGCAACCAGCAGGGCATCACTGCACCTATCTCT GCCTCATTACGAACCAAGGGCACAGGCCTGGGCATCAAGGGAAGCAACTACGAACTCTCCGCATCAGATACCTACAAGGACGCCGTGCGCAAAGCCATGTTTGCACGCTTCACTGAGATTGAGTGA